A genomic segment from Drosophila willistoni isolate 14030-0811.24 chromosome 2L unlocalized genomic scaffold, UCI_dwil_1.1 Seg168, whole genome shotgun sequence encodes:
- the LOC124459882 gene encoding uncharacterized protein LOC124459882, which produces MRAIGVSGDIAEMFHRIAVREEDAKAQRFLWQNQTTGVIETFQLNVLTFGATCSPCKAHYVRDLNAKNHADEFGSAAKAIQRSHYVDDYIDSCHSEEEAITLAKEVREVHARGGFHMRKWCSNSKRVLAALRDSTTYEEKQFFNSEEIHSYEKILGMRWSPRQDAFTYALKFVRLKRNIIATKVAPTKREILQVLMSVFDPMGFVSCIMMYLKILLQQVWRSKIDWDEEIPPNLQDMWQSWLSFLPLIENVQIPRCYFKNWHAHDGRVQIHVFVDAGEDAYSAVAYFRIEHNNQILLSLVSDKSKVAPLQPLSIPRLELQAAVTGARLMKNIIAQHEIDFEECYLWTDSKTVLAWLHGDPRRYQQYVMFRIAEICELTEARNWRWVPSKLNVADIATKRQHRPEKYTQWFEGPKFLKLPPADWATETTNERTVTEELRPRFLHMRREPARINYEYFSKWNRLTRAIACWLAYKRKLINKIRKSNENTNQLASQINEARMFLYRNIQQECYNEEYTAIENGHHSS; this is translated from the coding sequence ATGAGAGCAATTGGCGTGAGCGGTGACATCGCCGAAATGTTCCATCGAATAGCAGTAAGAGAAGAAGACGCTAAAGCACAACGATTTCTATGGCAAAATCAGACAACAGGCGTCATAGAAACTTTCCAATTAAATGTGTTGACATTTGGAGCCACGTGCTCCCCCTGTAAAGCGCACTATGTGCGCGACCTGAACGCTAAAAACCACGCAGACGAGTTTGGTTCGGCAGCTAAAGCTATTCAGAGAAGTCACTACGTAGACGACTACATCGATTCATGCCATTCAGAAGAAGAAGCCATTACATTAGCGAAAGAAGTTAGAGAAGTCCATGCACGCGGAGGTTTCCATATGCGCAAGTGGTGTTCGAATTCTAAACGGGTACTCGCTGCGCTTCGCGATTCAACAACCTACGAAGAAAAACAGTTCTTTAACAGTGAAGAGATACACTCTTATGAGAAAATATTGGGCATGCGGTGGAGCCCTCGTCAAGATGCCTTCACCTATGCACTAAAGTTTGTACGCCTGAAACGCAACATAATAGCGACAAAAGTCGCACCAACCAAAAGGGAAATTTTACAAGTTTTGATGTCAGTTTTTGACCCCATGGGTTTTGTATCCTGTATAATGATGTATCTCAAAATACTGCTCCAACAAGTTTGGCGATCGAAGATTGATTGGGATGAGGAAATACCACCCAATCTGCAGGATATGTGGCAATCATGGCTGTCCTTCTTACCCTTGATAGAGAACGTGCAAATTCCGAGAtgctattttaaaaattggcaTGCACACGACGGCCGAGTTCAAATTCACGTATTCGTGGATGCGGGAGAAGACGCCTACTCTGCCGTTGCGTATTTCCGTATCGAACATAATAACCAAATACTTTTGAGTCTCGTTTCAGACAAATCCAAGGTAGCTCCGTTGCAGCCGCTCTCGATACCCCGCTTGGAGCTACAGGCAGCAGTAACTGGAGCGCGACTGATGAAAAACATAATAGCACAACATGAAATCGACTTTGAGGAATGTTACTTATGGACCGACTCGAAAACGGTACTAGCGTGGCTCCATGGAGACCCACGACGATATCAACAATATGTAATGTTTAGGATAGCCGAGATATGTGAGCTCACCGAGGCCAGAAACTGGAGATGGGTACCAAGCAAACTAAATGTTGCGGACATCGCCACCAAACGACAACATAGGCCTGAAAAATACACACAATGGTTCGAAGGAcccaaatttttaaaactacCGCCGGCAGATTGGGCGACGGAAACTACCAATGAAAGGACAGTCACTGAGGAACTGCGTCCTCGTTTCCTTCACATGCGAAGGGAACCAGCAAGAATCAATTACGAGTACTTCTCAAAATGGAATCGATTGACCAGGGCAATAGCATGTTGGCTTGCCTATAAGAGGAAATTGATCAACAAAATACGTAAATCAAATGAGAATACAAACCAACTGGCATCCCAAATTAATGAAGCCAGAATGTTTCTATACCGGAACATACAACAAGAATGTTACAACGAAGAGTACACAGCCATCGAAAACGGCCACCACTCTTCCTAA
- the LOC124459883 gene encoding uncharacterized protein LOC124459883: MGFLPEERFFTHKKPFTATGVYFGPFYTKAERGTRASKHLRKRYGVIFTCLTTRAINVEIAHSLDTDSCIMAVRRMMARRGPIQIIWSDNGTNFRGAARELQEALEDLDESAVKEYMASIKIIWNFIPANAPNFGGCWERLVGCFKRAIEAILTVNANPSDETLQTIFMEAEYLVNSRPYILESDDPDDELGLCSNDICIPQSCILLGPGNFTPNTMEKRAWRISQYQIDSFWKRFIKEYLPTLIHREKWHKDVPNLEVDDIVVMKDNTPRGEWPLGRVMKVFPAEYGVVRVVELKSAKNTYRRQVNHLCKIGIKRYDEKDRAQKTDSALGAAMS; encoded by the coding sequence ATGGGATTTCTGCCCGAAGAAAGGTTTTTCACCCACAAAAAACCATTTACAGCAACAGGCGTTTACTTCGGTCCATTTTACACCAAAGCAGAAAGAGGAACTCGAGCCTCAAAACACCTCCGCAAGCGGTACGGAGTAATATTCACATGTCTGACGACTAGAGCAATCAACGTGGAGATAGCCCACTCCCTAGACACCGATTCCTGCATAATGGCAGTTCGTAGAATGATGGCTCGACGTGGACCTATACAAATCATCTGGTCAGATAATGGCACAAATTTTCGCGGAGCAGCACGAGAGTTACAAGAAGCCCTAGAGGACCTGGATGAGAGTGCCGTGAAAGAGTATATGGCaagtattaaaataatttggaatttcatTCCAGCAAATGCACCAAATTTCGGAGGCTGCTGGGAGCGACTAGTAGGCTGTTTTAAACGGGCAATTGAAGCAATTTTAACAGTAAACGCAAATCCCAGCGATGAAACgttgcaaacaatttttatggaGGCAGAATATCTGGTCAACAGCAGACCATATATACTGGAATCTGATGACCCCGACGACGAACTTGGTCTGTGTTCAAACGATATTTGTATCCCGCAAAGCTGCATACTCCTTGGCCCAGGCAACTTTACTCCCAATACGATGGAGAAACGAGCTTGGAGAATCTCGCAGTACCAGATAGACTCTTTCTGGAAACGTTTCATTAAAGAATATCTTCCCACACTTATACATCGGGAGAAATGGCATAAAGATGTGCCAAACTTGGAGGTCGACGACATAGTCGTTATGAAAGACAACACCCCGCGCGGCGAATGGCCGCTCGGTCGAGTTATGAAAGTTTTTCCAGCTGAATATGGAGTTGTACGCGTAGTCGAATTGAAGTCGGCTAAAAACACGTATCGTCGCCAAGTCAACCATCTATGCAAAATAGGAATCAAGCGCTACGATGAGAAGGATCGTGCTCAAAAAACGGATTCCGCACTAGGGGCCGCTATGTCGTAG